The proteins below are encoded in one region of Hordeum vulgare subsp. vulgare chromosome 3H, MorexV3_pseudomolecules_assembly, whole genome shotgun sequence:
- the LOC123444506 gene encoding uncharacterized protein LOC123444506, producing the protein MAAAARARWRLLALPLALLLATGSPRGLDAAPKPPVPKAISDLREAIVKGLGFQSEELQVSGFDVRDALVGHAVAYEFDMEVGRKVVPVRLLEDVNRWDFVDLPIFRSQADADDTALAEIGRGSFDPTLPPFQLAGPMELWIQDGDDVRLALPHDVEAGTLKKVVLADGAVVTVKGARAVSLRLPLELPLPLNRTTYKGRLSSLLSIARALRGAARSNQKPLMSLRIEGPTSLSSTPSMSPNDKLKLKRLAPGQVELSSRAIPAATDDEDESPSPGLWPFLSLNASDGSLQGLEELLAKVLGKKAGEKGTFKLVNARASAQTYVKMGFTVEKQIADGEVNWSDLPEWRTKPKKLRAHYEVLARVERGQAIPERIAQVQPFQVDEAMSESMLTGNVSRSKMEVVNPPPVYFTL; encoded by the exons ATGGCCGCCGCCGCTCGAGCCCGATGGCGGCTCCTCGCGCTGCCCCTGGCGCTGCTCCTCGCGACCGGCTCGCCGCGCGGCCTCGACGCGGCGCCCAAGCCCCCCGTCCCCAAGGCCATCTCC GACCTGAGGGAGGCGATCGTGAAGGGGCTGGGGTTCCAGTCGGAGGAGCTCCAGGTGTCCGGGTTCGACGTGAgggacgcgctggtgggccacgcGGTGGCGTACGAGTTCGACATGGAGGTCGGGAGGAAGGTCGTGCCGGTGCGCCTGCTCGAGGACGTCAACCGCTGGGACTTCGTCGACCTGCCCATCTTCCGGTCCCAGGCCGACGCCGACGACACGGCGCTCGCCGAGATCGGACGGGGGAGCTTCGACCCCACACTGCCGCCCTTCCAGCTCGCCGGGCCCATGGAGCTCTGGATCCAGGACGGCGACGACGTCAGGCTCGCTTTGCCG CATGATGTGGAAGCTGGAACCCTGAAGAAAGTAGTTCTTGCTGATGGTGCGGTGGTAACAGTGAAAGGTGCTAGGGCAGTGAGCCTCCGTTTGCCCCTCGAACTGCCGCTTCCTCTCAACCGCACCACATACAAGGGGCGCCTGTCTAGCTTGCTTTCCATTGCTCGAGCCCTACGCGGTGCAGCTCGGTCTAATCAGAAACCTCTGATGTCCCTCCGGATCGAGGGCCCAACCTCCTTATCCTCAACCCCTTCCATGTCTCCGAATGACAAGCTCAAGCTCAAAAGGTTGGCCCCAGGTCAAGTGGAGCTCTCCTCCCGTGCGATCCCTGCTGCCACAGATGATGAGGATGAATCGCCTAGCCCCGGATTGTGGCCCTTTTTGTCATTGAATGCATCAGATGGCAGCCTGCAGGGGCTTGAGGAACTACTGGCGAAGGTTCTCGGAAAGAAGGCGGGTGAGAAGGGCACGTTCAAGTTGGTGAATGCACGGGCCTCGGCACAAACATACGTCAAAATGGGGTTCACGGTGGAGAAGCAGATTGCTGATGGAGAGGTGAACTGGTCTGACTTGCCTGAGTGGAGAACAAAGCCCAAGAAGTTGAGAGCACACTATGAAGTTCTTGCTCGTGTGGAGCGTGGCCAGGCGATCCCGGAAAGGATCGCCCAGGTGCAGCCTTTCCAGGTTGACGAGGCCATGTCCGAGAGCATGCTCACCGGAAACGTGTCGAGATCGAAGATGGAGGTGGTAAACCCCCCACCGGTTTATTTCACTTTGTGA